A window from Sphingobacterium hotanense encodes these proteins:
- a CDS encoding acyltransferase family protein translates to MKQRYYSLDVFRGATVALMIMVNNPGTWSHMFAPLQHAPWHGCTPTDLVFPFFLFAVGNAMSFVIPRLQEAGDGVFWKKVIKRTILIFLIGLGLNWFPFVQWADGALQFKEWVSSTDPEKGVRILGVLQRIAIAYFFASVLAYYFKPRNLIYISAIILFAYWGMCAFLGTGDPYSLETWFGTDYDKAILGVAHMYKGEGIPFDPEGLMSTLPAIVQVVFGYLAGVFIKNQGSVNWLWTKVPASNEPHFKLLSGLLVTGFILVVLAWTWSLGFPINKKIWTSSYVLYTTGLGIMTIGGMIWYIEVQGVKNKLTQFFDVFGKNPLFIFVLSGLLPKALGLIRIPAGTNEAGEAIFSSPLSWFYKNICAQIPGPPEVGSFAYSLVFLAFMWVICYWLDKKNIYIKV, encoded by the coding sequence ATGAAACAACGTTACTACTCATTAGATGTATTTCGGGGTGCGACGGTCGCCCTGATGATCATGGTGAACAATCCAGGAACCTGGTCTCATATGTTTGCCCCTTTACAACACGCACCTTGGCATGGTTGCACACCGACAGACTTAGTCTTCCCCTTCTTTTTATTCGCAGTCGGAAATGCGATGTCTTTCGTAATACCTCGTTTGCAGGAAGCTGGTGATGGTGTATTCTGGAAGAAGGTCATCAAAAGAACAATCCTCATTTTCCTCATCGGATTAGGATTAAACTGGTTTCCATTTGTACAATGGGCAGACGGAGCATTACAGTTCAAAGAATGGGTAAGCAGTACGGATCCTGAAAAAGGCGTACGCATCCTTGGCGTTTTGCAAAGGATAGCCATTGCTTACTTCTTCGCTTCTGTGCTCGCATACTACTTCAAACCTAGAAATCTGATTTACATATCTGCGATCATTCTATTTGCATATTGGGGTATGTGCGCCTTCTTAGGAACAGGCGACCCTTATTCGCTTGAAACCTGGTTCGGCACTGATTATGATAAAGCTATTTTGGGCGTCGCGCATATGTACAAAGGCGAAGGTATTCCATTTGATCCAGAAGGATTAATGAGCACCCTTCCTGCGATTGTTCAAGTGGTATTCGGTTACTTAGCAGGTGTCTTCATCAAAAATCAAGGATCGGTGAATTGGCTCTGGACCAAAGTACCGGCAAGCAATGAGCCTCACTTCAAACTCCTGTCGGGTTTATTGGTTACTGGCTTTATCCTTGTCGTTTTAGCATGGACATGGTCCTTAGGATTTCCAATCAATAAAAAGATATGGACGAGCTCCTATGTACTTTATACGACCGGCTTAGGCATCATGACGATTGGAGGGATGATTTGGTACATTGAGGTACAAGGTGTAAAGAATAAACTAACACAATTCTTCGATGTATTTGGGAAGAACCCATTATTCATCTTTGTATTGAGCGGCCTACTTCCGAAAGCCTTAGGCTTGATACGCATTCCTGCTGGGACAAATGAAGCTGGCGAAGCAATCTTCTCAAGTCCTTTATCATGGTTCTACAAGAATATTTGTGCTCAGATTCCAGGTCCACCTGAGGTAGGGTCCTTCGCATATTCCTTGGTATTCCTTGCATTTATGTGGGTAATCTGTTACTGGTTAGACAAAAAGAATATTTATATCAAAGTGTAA
- a CDS encoding GAF domain-containing protein, translating into MAEDLSIAQGSKEDQYLSLVPQIKGLISGETNQVANMANIAAALKEQFNFFWVGFYLVEGEQLVLGPFQGPVACTRIAYNRGVCGTAWAKQETLVVPNVEEFPGHIACSSLSKSEIVVPILKDGQCIGVLDVDSAELNTFDDVDVKYLLQIIKYFVENII; encoded by the coding sequence ATGGCAGAAGACTTATCCATAGCGCAGGGTAGCAAAGAAGACCAATATCTTTCTTTAGTTCCGCAGATTAAAGGATTGATCAGCGGGGAGACGAATCAAGTTGCGAATATGGCGAATATAGCAGCAGCATTGAAAGAGCAGTTCAACTTTTTTTGGGTTGGATTCTATTTAGTGGAGGGCGAGCAGCTTGTGTTAGGTCCTTTTCAGGGGCCTGTTGCCTGTACCCGCATAGCCTACAATAGAGGCGTTTGCGGCACTGCATGGGCTAAGCAAGAAACCTTGGTTGTACCCAATGTTGAAGAGTTCCCAGGGCATATTGCCTGCAGTTCCCTGTCTAAATCAGAAATCGTTGTTCCGATCCTCAAGGATGGCCAATGTATTGGGGTTTTAGATGTAGATAGTGCCGAGTTAAATACGTTTGATGATGTTGATGTAAAATATCTTCTACAAATAATAAAATATTTCGTAGAGAACATTATTTAA
- the ruvA gene encoding Holliday junction branch migration protein RuvA, with amino-acid sequence MYEYFKGKLVFKAPTHVVIEVGGIGYYVHISLTTFSQIKDQEDCKLFISFQVREDSQTLFGFATEAERHLFHHLISVSGIGPNTGRMMLSSITPEEIQQAIVAGQVNVIQKIKGIGPKTAQRVILELQDKLKKQGPDALIPLVVSKPSSAEEALTALVMLGFPKQQAEKALQVITTTDPDLTVEQLIKAALKRL; translated from the coding sequence ATGTACGAATATTTTAAAGGAAAACTAGTATTCAAAGCGCCTACCCACGTTGTTATCGAGGTAGGCGGTATTGGATACTATGTGCATATTTCATTGACTACCTTTAGCCAGATTAAGGATCAGGAAGATTGCAAGCTCTTTATCTCCTTTCAGGTTCGCGAGGATTCACAAACTCTTTTCGGATTTGCGACAGAGGCAGAGCGCCATCTCTTCCATCACCTCATATCGGTATCCGGTATCGGACCGAATACAGGACGTATGATGTTATCCTCGATTACTCCGGAGGAAATCCAACAAGCGATTGTGGCAGGGCAGGTCAATGTTATTCAAAAGATTAAGGGTATAGGCCCGAAGACCGCTCAGCGCGTTATTCTTGAGCTCCAGGATAAGCTTAAGAAACAAGGCCCAGATGCATTAATCCCATTGGTTGTGAGTAAACCTTCTTCGGCAGAAGAGGCCCTGACAGCCTTAGTTATGTTAGGTTTTCCTAAGCAGCAGGCGGAGAAGGCGCTACAAGTCATTACGACTACTGACCCTGACCTCACTGTTGAACAACTTATAAAAGCAGCTTTAAAAAGGTTGTAA
- a CDS encoding IS110 family RNA-guided transposase produces the protein MEKFCGLDVHKDSVFMCILSENNEKYEEVFKTLTPDLERLRDTLVDHGVGLVAMESTSIYWYPLWNILESDFDVKLVNPLFIKQVPGRKSDVKDAEWIATVLMKDLIKGSFVPPSIIQQLRLYNRKITKLNKQLRRSEQEMDEMLQRCNIRLSNYVSDIGCKSMKKVVQAIAKNHLNPDYLLSLVHARIVRKSGAETIRASLTGTFTSVDIEILRMIVEDINFHHDQLEFCKKELLKLCYQHFNLQMELLVTIPGVKEHAAACIISEIGTDMKFFTSATALVGWTGLRPRNDQSAGKIKGRKTLHGNKYLRLMLVQCAWGASRTKGSAFMARYQRFRKRMHHNKALIANARKLLVIIWNILAKKEPYFAQAI, from the coding sequence ATGGAAAAATTTTGTGGTCTTGATGTACATAAAGATAGTGTTTTTATGTGCATTCTAAGTGAAAACAACGAAAAGTATGAAGAGGTTTTTAAGACTTTAACCCCTGACCTTGAACGGCTTCGTGACACGCTTGTTGATCATGGTGTCGGACTTGTTGCCATGGAGAGCACCAGTATCTATTGGTACCCGTTATGGAATATTCTAGAATCGGATTTTGATGTTAAATTGGTCAATCCACTGTTCATCAAGCAGGTTCCTGGAAGGAAGTCCGATGTCAAGGATGCCGAGTGGATCGCTACGGTATTGATGAAGGATCTGATTAAAGGGAGCTTTGTTCCTCCTAGCATCATCCAACAATTGCGGCTTTACAACCGTAAGATTACCAAGCTCAACAAACAATTGCGTCGCAGTGAACAGGAAATGGATGAGATGCTTCAAAGATGCAACATCCGTTTGAGTAATTACGTCTCTGATATCGGCTGCAAGTCCATGAAGAAAGTTGTTCAGGCTATCGCTAAGAATCATTTGAACCCGGATTATTTATTGAGCTTGGTCCATGCTCGGATTGTTAGGAAAAGCGGCGCGGAAACGATCCGAGCTTCGCTTACAGGAACATTCACTTCAGTAGACATCGAGATATTGAGGATGATCGTGGAGGATATCAATTTCCACCATGATCAGCTCGAATTCTGCAAGAAAGAGTTACTGAAGCTATGCTATCAGCATTTCAATCTTCAAATGGAACTATTGGTGACCATACCTGGAGTGAAAGAGCACGCAGCTGCCTGTATCATTTCTGAAATAGGGACGGACATGAAATTCTTTACATCGGCAACAGCCTTAGTAGGTTGGACCGGTCTTAGACCGCGGAACGACCAAAGTGCGGGTAAGATTAAAGGAAGAAAGACCCTACACGGAAATAAATATCTTCGCTTGATGCTCGTACAATGTGCTTGGGGAGCATCCAGAACAAAGGGAAGCGCTTTTATGGCGCGATATCAACGATTCAGAAAAAGAATGCACCACAACAAAGCGCTTATAGCAAATGCTAGAAAGCTGTTGGTGATAATTTGGAACATATTAGCCAAAAAGGAACCCTATTTTGCCCAAGCAATCTAG
- the rpsO gene encoding 30S ribosomal protein S15, giving the protein MYLSKEYKADIFAEFAGAAANTGSAEGQVALFTKRIAHLTGHLKNNRKDFNTQRSLQKLVGKRRSLLAYLYKKDIERYRAIIKALGLRDIIK; this is encoded by the coding sequence ATGTATTTAAGTAAAGAGTACAAAGCTGATATCTTCGCAGAATTTGCAGGTGCAGCAGCAAACACTGGTTCTGCAGAAGGACAAGTAGCTTTATTCACTAAGAGAATTGCTCACTTAACTGGGCACTTAAAAAACAACAGAAAAGATTTTAACACACAACGTTCTCTACAAAAATTAGTAGGTAAACGTCGTTCATTATTAGCTTATCTGTACAAAAAAGATATCGAAAGATACCGTGCTATTATTAAAGCATTAGGTTTACGTGATATCATCAAGTAA
- the dacB gene encoding D-alanyl-D-alanine carboxypeptidase/D-alanyl-D-alanine endopeptidase, giving the protein MRRFFSCLCLSALLVVGGIETTFAQETKTKIQNAYQQFKNAPSLTNGVAALTVINSKTGEIVFEENSKIGLPTASTLKVMTSITALDLLGPDYTFPTHLYYTGTVDSIGTLNGNLIIEGLGDPTLGSERYPSHNAETILNKWKAAIKGLGIKQINGLVIADDKFYKGNQVPGTWMWTDMGNYYGAGVSALNWKENAYDVNFSVGRPGSAASIKSHNIPPFYQVINEVTTGSNGSGDNVYGYSAPYSNVIYLRGTYGADLKKTIELSTPDPALSLAYDLSKVLTADSIVVADSMITTATLLKNAGISNWEANKQKLLTIQSPKLIEIIHWFNQKSINLYGEAILKVIGGISANKYETEDAATLVAKYWENKLKLPIGEIRTYDGSGLSPQNRVTSNALARVMQYAQGRPWFADFKKGLPTINGMTMKSGTIGGTLGYTGYQKAADGTTYTFSLLVNNYHGGAGRMRQQMFKLLDVLK; this is encoded by the coding sequence ATGAGAAGATTTTTTTCTTGTCTTTGTCTATCAGCTCTTTTAGTAGTTGGAGGAATTGAAACTACTTTCGCACAAGAGACAAAGACAAAAATCCAAAATGCTTATCAGCAATTTAAGAATGCGCCCTCTTTAACGAACGGGGTTGCGGCACTAACGGTTATCAATTCCAAAACCGGAGAAATTGTATTTGAGGAGAACAGCAAAATCGGTCTTCCCACCGCTTCTACATTGAAGGTAATGACCTCCATTACGGCCTTAGATCTCTTAGGTCCCGATTATACTTTTCCGACGCATTTATATTATACAGGTACGGTAGATTCCATCGGCACACTGAATGGGAATTTAATCATTGAAGGCTTAGGCGATCCTACCTTGGGAAGCGAGCGCTATCCTTCGCATAACGCGGAAACTATTTTAAATAAATGGAAAGCCGCTATTAAGGGACTCGGCATTAAGCAAATCAATGGTCTTGTTATCGCTGATGATAAATTCTACAAGGGAAACCAAGTACCGGGTACATGGATGTGGACCGATATGGGAAATTATTACGGTGCGGGCGTATCGGCTTTGAACTGGAAAGAAAATGCCTATGATGTTAATTTTTCAGTAGGCCGCCCAGGCTCTGCAGCGAGTATAAAATCACATAATATCCCGCCTTTTTATCAGGTTATCAATGAAGTAACGACCGGGTCAAATGGCTCTGGCGATAATGTTTATGGTTATTCCGCACCTTATTCGAACGTTATTTATCTACGTGGAACCTATGGTGCAGATCTGAAAAAGACCATTGAGCTTTCTACGCCAGATCCGGCATTAAGCTTAGCTTACGATTTATCGAAGGTATTAACGGCTGACTCTATCGTCGTGGCAGACAGCATGATTACCACAGCGACCTTATTAAAAAATGCTGGAATAAGCAACTGGGAGGCTAATAAACAGAAGCTATTAACCATTCAATCACCTAAGCTTATTGAGATTATCCATTGGTTCAACCAAAAAAGTATTAATTTGTACGGTGAGGCAATATTGAAAGTGATCGGTGGGATTTCGGCAAATAAATATGAAACCGAGGATGCTGCGACTTTAGTAGCGAAATATTGGGAAAATAAATTGAAGTTGCCGATCGGAGAGATCAGGACGTACGATGGTTCCGGATTATCTCCTCAAAACCGGGTAACCAGCAACGCCTTAGCCCGCGTGATGCAATATGCGCAGGGCAGACCATGGTTTGCAGATTTTAAGAAAGGCCTTCCGACAATCAATGGTATGACCATGAAAAGCGGCACAATTGGGGGCACTTTGGGCTATACAGGCTACCAAAAGGCTGCCGATGGCACAACCTATACTTTCTCCTTGCTAGTAAACAACTACCATGGTGGAGCTGGGCGCATGCGCCAGCAGATGTTTAAATTATTGGATGTATTAAAATAG
- a CDS encoding WD40 repeat domain-containing protein, which produces MQNKIDITLEATLVGHQNPIFTLAQTSNSQLLYTAGNDKGVVVWDLEKMAFQKLLCKVGSSVYVLKAVPDTDLLAIGMRSGQVLLVDTTDQTLVANLKTEHGAIFSIAFLTDKHEMIAIGEEGYAYVWDLRNYELLYRFKIADTTVRAIAVSKDQKQLAFGDKNGMIHLYQADDYQERVKKQVHSMPITSLIFMNNHLISSGRDAQLFKLETNTLDTIQQITPHMFTVYSIDNGGHDDIFATASRDKTWKVWKEEDLTLLKNISRDRFYDSHHLSINSMIWNKDRIFTVSDDKLVKVWKVG; this is translated from the coding sequence ATGCAGAACAAGATCGACATCACCCTAGAAGCCACTTTAGTAGGTCATCAAAATCCGATATTTACCCTCGCGCAAACGAGCAATTCCCAGCTTCTCTACACCGCTGGAAATGATAAAGGCGTTGTTGTTTGGGATTTAGAGAAGATGGCTTTCCAAAAACTTCTGTGCAAGGTGGGTTCTTCCGTATATGTACTGAAGGCTGTTCCCGATACAGATTTATTAGCTATTGGAATGCGTTCCGGACAAGTATTGCTAGTGGATACCACCGATCAAACTTTGGTTGCCAACTTGAAAACCGAGCATGGAGCCATATTCTCCATAGCGTTTCTAACTGATAAGCATGAGATGATAGCGATCGGTGAGGAAGGTTATGCTTATGTTTGGGATTTACGTAACTACGAACTCTTATATAGGTTTAAGATTGCAGATACTACAGTTCGCGCTATTGCGGTATCTAAAGACCAAAAGCAATTAGCATTTGGTGATAAGAATGGTATGATCCATCTTTACCAAGCGGACGATTATCAGGAGCGTGTTAAAAAGCAGGTTCATAGCATGCCAATTACAAGCTTGATCTTTATGAATAATCATCTGATCTCGAGTGGCCGAGATGCGCAGTTATTTAAGTTGGAAACTAATACCTTAGATACGATACAGCAAATTACCCCGCATATGTTTACCGTCTATAGCATTGATAATGGCGGACATGATGATATTTTTGCCACAGCAAGCCGCGATAAGACCTGGAAGGTCTGGAAAGAAGAAGATCTTACGCTCTTGAAAAATATATCCAGAGATCGTTTTTATGATTCACACCACTTATCTATCAATTCGATGATCTGGAATAAGGATAGAATTTTCACCGTCTCCGATGATAAGTTGGTTAAGGTATGGAAGGTGGGCTAG
- a CDS encoding NADP-dependent malic enzyme: MNNNNRKKDALQYHAMGRPGKIAVVPTKPHSSQRDLSLAYSPGVAEPCLAIAENSEDAYKYTAKGNLVAVISNGTAVLGLGDIGAQAGKPVMEGKGLLFKIFADIDVFDIELDTKNVDEFVNIVKALEPTFGGINLEDIKAPECFEIERRLKAEMNIPVMHDDQHGTAIISGAALINACELQGKNISEVKIVVNGAGAAAISCTAMYVAVGARKENIVMLDSKGVIRADREGLDTTKAEWATNRDIHSLEEAVKDSDVFIGLSKADVLTPEMLKSMALKPIVLAMANPNPEIAYELAVETRDDLIMGTGRSDFPNQVNNVLGFPYIFRGALDVRATAINEAMKIAAVKAIAELAKQPVPEEVNIAYNANNIRFGADYVIPKPTDPRLITEVSIAVAKAAIESGVARKVIEDWDAYREELHKRLGKEDRLIRNLTAKAKNSPKRVVFAEADNYKSLRAAQIVKEEGIAFPILLGNEQKIKGLIEEYAFELDGVEIIDPLAETKSERFEKYAEHLYTKRQRRGINKLDSRKLMTNRNYFAASMVEFGDADTLISGLTRNYASTIRPALQVIGAKPGSRVAGMYIMMTSRGPLFFGDTTVNENPNAQELAEISVLLDAAVKRFNVKPRLAMLSYSNFGSNDGVISDKVRDAVKILHKEHPEIVADGEVQANFALNSEMLADNFPFSTLNGAPANTLVFPNLESGNIAYKLLQSVGNAEAVGPILLGMNKPVHVLQLDSSVREIVNMVTIAVVDAIEHQAMNK, translated from the coding sequence ATGAACAATAACAACAGAAAAAAGGACGCCTTGCAATACCATGCAATGGGACGTCCCGGAAAGATTGCAGTCGTTCCGACAAAACCACACAGTTCACAGAGAGATTTATCATTGGCATATTCACCAGGCGTTGCTGAGCCATGTTTGGCAATTGCAGAAAACAGTGAAGATGCATACAAATATACAGCGAAAGGTAACCTTGTTGCTGTAATCAGTAACGGTACTGCCGTTTTAGGATTAGGCGATATCGGTGCGCAAGCTGGTAAGCCAGTAATGGAGGGTAAAGGTCTATTATTTAAGATCTTTGCTGATATCGACGTGTTCGACATCGAATTAGATACCAAAAATGTAGACGAATTCGTCAATATCGTAAAAGCATTGGAGCCTACTTTTGGAGGTATCAACCTAGAAGATATTAAAGCTCCTGAGTGTTTCGAAATTGAACGTCGTTTAAAGGCGGAGATGAACATTCCTGTGATGCACGATGACCAACACGGTACAGCGATCATCTCTGGTGCTGCATTAATCAATGCTTGCGAATTGCAAGGGAAGAACATCTCTGAAGTAAAGATCGTGGTAAACGGTGCTGGAGCAGCAGCTATTTCATGTACAGCAATGTACGTAGCTGTTGGTGCTAGAAAAGAAAATATTGTGATGTTGGACAGCAAGGGTGTAATCCGCGCTGATAGAGAAGGTTTGGATACAACCAAAGCAGAATGGGCAACTAATCGTGATATTCATTCGCTAGAAGAAGCTGTAAAAGATAGCGATGTTTTTATCGGTTTATCAAAAGCAGATGTATTGACGCCAGAAATGTTGAAGTCAATGGCTCTAAAACCAATTGTCTTGGCGATGGCAAATCCAAATCCGGAGATTGCTTATGAGCTTGCAGTAGAGACTCGCGATGATTTAATCATGGGTACAGGTCGTTCTGACTTTCCTAATCAGGTAAACAACGTATTGGGATTCCCTTATATCTTCCGCGGCGCTTTAGATGTACGTGCTACTGCGATCAACGAAGCGATGAAGATTGCTGCTGTAAAAGCAATTGCTGAATTAGCAAAGCAACCGGTTCCTGAAGAAGTTAACATTGCGTACAACGCAAACAACATCCGTTTTGGTGCTGACTATGTAATCCCTAAACCTACTGATCCTCGCTTGATCACCGAAGTTTCTATCGCTGTTGCAAAAGCAGCTATTGAATCAGGTGTTGCTCGCAAAGTTATTGAAGACTGGGATGCATACCGCGAAGAGCTTCACAAGCGTTTAGGAAAAGAAGACCGTCTGATCAGAAACTTGACTGCTAAAGCGAAGAACAGCCCTAAGAGAGTTGTTTTTGCAGAGGCAGATAACTATAAATCCTTACGCGCGGCTCAGATCGTGAAAGAAGAAGGAATTGCATTCCCTATTCTACTGGGTAATGAACAAAAAATCAAAGGTTTGATTGAAGAATATGCTTTCGAATTAGATGGTGTAGAGATTATCGACCCATTAGCAGAAACGAAGTCAGAGCGTTTTGAAAAATATGCTGAGCATCTTTATACCAAAAGACAACGCCGCGGGATTAATAAATTAGACTCTCGGAAGTTGATGACTAATAGAAACTACTTTGCCGCGAGTATGGTAGAATTTGGTGATGCAGATACATTAATTTCTGGATTAACGAGAAACTACGCTTCTACGATTCGTCCGGCATTGCAGGTTATTGGTGCTAAACCAGGATCTCGCGTTGCAGGTATGTATATCATGATGACTTCTAGAGGACCTTTATTCTTTGGTGATACGACGGTGAACGAGAATCCGAACGCACAAGAGCTTGCGGAGATCAGTGTTTTATTAGATGCTGCTGTAAAGCGTTTCAATGTGAAACCTCGTCTTGCGATGTTATCTTACTCTAACTTTGGCTCAAACGATGGCGTTATCTCCGATAAAGTTCGTGACGCTGTAAAAATCTTGCACAAAGAGCATCCGGAAATCGTTGCTGACGGTGAAGTTCAAGCAAACTTTGCACTGAACAGTGAGATGCTTGCTGATAACTTCCCATTCTCTACATTGAACGGTGCGCCTGCAAACACTTTAGTATTCCCGAACTTAGAATCTGGCAATATTGCCTATAAGCTTTTACAATCAGTTGGAAACGCTGAAGCGGTTGGTCCTATTCTATTGGGTATGAACAAGCCGGTACACGTATTGCAGTTAGACAGCTCCGTTCGTGAGATCGTCAATATGGTTACTATTGCTGTTGTTGATGCGATTGAGCATCAGGCAATGAACAAATAA
- a CDS encoding ROK family protein: MERLKLSIIKRLYFAKVQSIAELSTSVGKSVPNITNSVNQLINSDLVIQNGLAPSTGGRRAASFALNAEALPFILSVAIDQFYTSTVILDFANKKQTEILTEHIRLENEDAYAKICTLIAKTLQQVEKASVFIIGLTLPGFVDGVEGLNNSFSKSSSLYKIRENIEKEFGIRTEVENDSTAIAIAEHNFGKGRDAKDVMVVNLNWGVGLGMIIDNDLYRGHSGYAGEFSHIPLSNLSKLCSCGKKGCLEVEASLIAAREFAIEMLKEGEESVLQASFLEQGYITGDELLAAANAGDQLAIKALRRIGYMLGKGIATLIHIINPEKIIISGRGAKAQRVLLPEIQSALHEFAIPRLSKNTKLEFSDTTNVQLLGGGCVAVGQLDRTILKAINRIIN; encoded by the coding sequence TTGGAGAGGCTTAAATTATCGATAATCAAACGTTTATACTTTGCGAAAGTGCAATCGATTGCCGAATTGAGTACTTCGGTAGGCAAGAGCGTGCCTAACATCACTAACTCCGTCAACCAATTGATTAATTCGGATTTGGTTATTCAAAATGGCCTCGCGCCATCTACAGGCGGCCGTCGTGCTGCAAGTTTTGCCCTGAATGCTGAAGCACTCCCTTTCATTTTATCTGTAGCAATCGACCAATTTTATACTTCTACTGTCATTCTAGATTTTGCGAATAAAAAGCAGACTGAAATATTGACAGAGCACATCAGATTAGAGAACGAAGATGCTTATGCTAAAATTTGTACCCTAATTGCTAAAACCTTACAGCAGGTTGAAAAGGCGTCAGTGTTTATTATAGGGCTTACTTTACCAGGGTTTGTCGATGGGGTAGAAGGATTGAACAACTCTTTTAGCAAAAGTTCTTCATTATATAAGATTCGCGAAAATATCGAGAAGGAGTTTGGAATTCGGACGGAAGTCGAGAACGATTCGACGGCAATCGCTATCGCGGAGCATAATTTCGGAAAGGGGAGAGATGCCAAAGATGTGATGGTAGTGAATCTAAATTGGGGAGTCGGCCTAGGGATGATCATCGATAATGATCTTTATCGAGGCCACAGTGGATATGCTGGAGAATTTAGTCATATTCCACTATCCAATTTGAGCAAGCTTTGTTCATGTGGAAAGAAAGGATGCTTAGAGGTTGAAGCGTCTTTAATCGCTGCGCGTGAGTTTGCGATAGAAATGTTGAAAGAAGGCGAGGAATCGGTATTACAAGCAAGCTTCTTGGAGCAGGGTTATATCACAGGGGATGAATTACTAGCTGCGGCAAACGCTGGTGATCAATTAGCAATAAAGGCACTTCGTCGGATCGGATATATGTTAGGTAAGGGAATAGCAACGCTTATTCATATTATCAACCCGGAGAAAATCATCATCTCGGGACGTGGTGCTAAGGCGCAACGTGTCCTGTTACCTGAGATTCAGAGTGCGTTACATGAATTCGCGATTCCGCGGCTTTCTAAAAATACGAAGCTTGAATTTTCTGATACAACAAATGTACAATTATTAGGTGGCGGATGTGTTGCTGTGGGCCAATTGGATAGAACTATTTTAAAAGCAATTAACAGAATTATAAATTAA